Proteins encoded together in one Streptomyces sp. TLI_171 window:
- a CDS encoding Ig-like domain-containing protein has product MCRQFPLRAPAPDARPADRDRQTDRDRRADRSRPGRSRIGRGTAVLIATGLLTGLGTPPVDAQQTPDTWTAERRAVLPSGLAVQFDYAALPGVTVSAAPGRLADRTGGGTPYTDGIRPGDPAETFLAAERRPAADGSWHTLGTLQLSFSRPVRNPRLHVSGLTGTATSKDGSTGTSSRLTVTGGTPAAPALVGRTGWTGWTVGSGELAPAAGAAQDGTADGAGTLELAGTVSTVSLRVEQRSTAGAGSTTPPAALKQAFTVTLDEGLGSAPQGYGNASHLVSDLFLGQDAAPAAARTRPGIGQSVDQPLLPGPPPGPPPPPADAGPLAPGVELDGGDSRRSAWASPPPPQLQPGRAEYQGADPTLNFPAETAVGRYYHLDVPVAPGSGPAVLAGWIDFDRNGRFDPLERVQAEVPAGSSTAALEWQVPSGATSGETWVRLRLARNGSQLVAPGGFADSGQVVDQKVGLSIGAAKPEVALPIPGTVTKEPRPEFRGDGAVAGASIAIQEGGTTLCTARAGNDGSWSCRADRPLTEGPHTLAAVETTRTGMVLRGDRFRLTVKTTPPTAPVLTLPAFTNDPGLLLTGLGEPGSTVTVAAEAADRSTTDLCSTAVAADGTWSCLPVENLPDGRYRLTPRALDGAGNRSDGKPVALTVDTAAPDRPRLTAPGSGELLHTARPKLAGRAEPGSTVTVTAAGHGGERTTVCSAVTGPDGTWSCTALHDLAPGDLTLLPTATDPAGNGTPGDPITVRIAAPSATDSPSPSVSAAPSPSASASAPVSPSPSTSVSASPAVSAPVSVSPSPVVSTVPVPPEVLPIVVPPTVTEPVWSPSPSPSPTAAASPTVSPTASDVPSASAQPSPSPSVSPSPSASVSAPVSVSPSPVVSTVPVPPEVLPIVVPPTVTEPVGSPSPSPSPTAAASPTVAPAASDVPSASAQPSPSPSVSPSPSASVSASPSVSAPVSVSPSPVVSTVPVPPEVLPIVVPPAVAEPVTLPSLSPSPSVSPSPSPSASASASASASPSASASPGAAMSSPSPSASVSVQASGAPSAAPAELAVVGPPEVLPIMVPGLMGRQAQPVATAPSVPELPELPGGPEVPVAPSVPPAPAPASLTPSVSVAASGTPSGETSSPPSALAVDGPSGGAGSDRPEEQAGAREFAAPPPDAAAAAHRAAATGWRGLACAALLIAAAVGLFTRRVFARGSGTRRS; this is encoded by the coding sequence ATGTGCCGACAGTTCCCCCTCCGGGCCCCGGCTCCCGACGCCCGCCCGGCCGACCGCGACCGGCAGACCGACCGTGACCGACGGGCCGACCGGAGCCGCCCGGGACGCTCCCGGATCGGTCGGGGCACCGCCGTCCTGATCGCCACCGGCCTGCTCACCGGCCTCGGCACCCCGCCGGTGGACGCCCAGCAGACCCCGGACACCTGGACCGCCGAACGGCGCGCCGTGCTGCCCTCCGGCCTCGCCGTCCAGTTCGACTACGCGGCGCTGCCCGGGGTGACGGTCTCCGCAGCCCCCGGCCGGCTCGCCGACCGCACCGGCGGCGGCACCCCCTACACCGACGGCATCCGTCCCGGTGACCCCGCCGAGACCTTCCTCGCCGCCGAGCGGCGCCCCGCGGCCGACGGCTCCTGGCACACGCTCGGCACCCTCCAGCTGTCCTTCTCCCGGCCCGTCCGCAACCCCCGACTGCACGTCAGCGGCCTCACCGGAACGGCCACTTCGAAGGACGGCAGCACCGGAACCAGCTCCCGGCTGACCGTCACCGGGGGCACCCCCGCCGCTCCCGCCCTGGTCGGCCGCACCGGCTGGACCGGCTGGACGGTCGGCTCCGGCGAACTCGCCCCCGCCGCCGGCGCCGCGCAGGACGGCACCGCCGACGGCGCCGGCACTCTCGAACTCGCCGGCACCGTCTCCACCGTGTCGCTGCGGGTCGAACAGCGCTCCACCGCCGGGGCCGGCTCCACCACCCCGCCCGCCGCGCTGAAGCAGGCCTTCACCGTCACCCTCGACGAGGGCCTCGGCAGCGCCCCGCAGGGCTACGGCAACGCCTCCCACCTGGTCTCCGACCTGTTCCTCGGCCAGGACGCCGCACCCGCCGCCGCTCGCACCCGGCCCGGGATCGGCCAGTCGGTCGACCAGCCGCTGCTGCCCGGCCCGCCCCCCGGCCCGCCGCCGCCCCCCGCCGACGCCGGCCCGCTCGCCCCCGGCGTCGAACTCGACGGCGGGGACAGCCGCCGCAGCGCCTGGGCCAGCCCGCCGCCGCCGCAACTGCAGCCCGGCCGCGCCGAGTACCAGGGGGCCGACCCGACCCTGAACTTCCCCGCCGAGACCGCCGTCGGCCGCTACTACCACCTGGACGTGCCGGTCGCCCCCGGCAGCGGGCCCGCCGTGCTGGCCGGCTGGATCGACTTCGACCGCAACGGCCGCTTCGACCCGCTGGAGCGGGTGCAGGCCGAGGTCCCCGCCGGGTCCTCCACCGCCGCCCTGGAGTGGCAGGTCCCGTCCGGCGCGACCAGCGGCGAGACCTGGGTCCGGCTCCGGCTGGCCCGCAACGGCTCCCAACTCGTCGCCCCCGGCGGCTTCGCCGACTCCGGGCAGGTCGTCGACCAGAAGGTCGGCCTCTCGATCGGCGCCGCCAAGCCCGAGGTCGCGCTGCCGATCCCCGGCACCGTCACCAAGGAGCCGCGCCCCGAGTTCCGCGGCGACGGCGCGGTGGCCGGCGCGAGCATCGCGATCCAGGAGGGCGGCACCACCCTGTGCACCGCCCGGGCCGGCAACGACGGCTCCTGGAGCTGCCGGGCCGACCGTCCGCTCACCGAGGGCCCGCACACCCTGGCGGCCGTGGAGACCACCCGCACCGGCATGGTGCTGCGCGGCGACCGGTTCCGACTGACCGTCAAGACCACGCCGCCGACCGCTCCCGTGCTCACCCTGCCCGCCTTCACCAACGACCCCGGGCTGCTGCTCACCGGCCTCGGCGAACCCGGCTCCACCGTCACCGTCGCCGCGGAGGCCGCCGACCGCAGCACCACCGACCTCTGCTCCACCGCGGTCGCCGCCGACGGCACCTGGTCCTGCCTGCCCGTCGAGAACCTCCCCGACGGCCGCTACCGGCTCACCCCCCGCGCCCTGGACGGCGCCGGCAACCGCTCGGACGGCAAGCCCGTCGCGCTCACCGTCGACACCGCCGCCCCCGACCGCCCGCGCCTCACCGCCCCCGGCAGCGGCGAACTCCTGCACACCGCCCGCCCCAAGCTGGCCGGCCGCGCCGAACCCGGCTCCACCGTCACCGTCACCGCCGCCGGCCACGGCGGCGAACGCACCACCGTCTGCAGCGCCGTCACCGGCCCCGACGGCACCTGGTCCTGCACCGCCCTCCACGACCTCGCCCCCGGCGACCTCACCCTCCTCCCCACCGCCACCGACCCGGCCGGCAACGGCACCCCCGGCGACCCGATCACCGTCCGCATCGCCGCCCCCTCGGCAACCGACTCGCCCTCCCCCTCGGTATCGGCTGCGCCGTCTCCGTCCGCTTCGGCGAGTGCGCCGGTGTCGCCGTCTCCGTCCACTTCGGTGAGCGCCTCGCCTGCGGTGAGTGCGCCGGTGTCGGTCTCGCCGTCGCCGGTGGTGTCGACGGTGCCGGTGCCGCCGGAGGTGCTGCCGATCGTGGTGCCGCCGACGGTCACCGAGCCGGTGTGGTCCCCGAGCCCGTCACCTTCGCCGACGGCTGCGGCTTCGCCGACCGTTTCGCCCACGGCATCTGACGTGCCGTCGGCCTCGGCGCAGCCGTCGCCCTCTCCATCGGTGTCGCCGTCTCCGTCCGCCTCGGTGAGTGCGCCGGTGTCGGTCTCGCCGTCGCCGGTGGTGTCCACGGTGCCGGTGCCGCCGGAGGTGCTGCCGATCGTGGTGCCGCCGACGGTCACCGAGCCGGTGGGGTCCCCGAGCCCGTCGCCCTCGCCGACGGCTGCGGCTTCGCCGACCGTTGCACCCGCGGCATCTGATGTGCCGTCGGCCTCGGCTCAGCCGTCTCCCTCTCCATCGGTGTCGCCGTCTCCGTCCGCCTCGGTGAGCGCGTCGCCTTCGGTGAGTGCGCCGGTGTCTGTCTCGCCGTCGCCGGTGGTGTCGACGGTGCCGGTGCCGCCGGAGGTGCTGCCGATCGTGGTGCCGCCGGCGGTCGCCGAGCCGGTCACGTTGCCGAGCCTGTCGCCCTCGCCGTCTGTGTCGCCATCCCCTTCCCCGTCCGCGTCGGCATCCGCGTCGGCATCCGCGTCGCCGTCCGCATCGGCATCGCCGGGTGCGGCCATGTCGTCGCCGTCTCCGTCCGCGTCGGTGAGCGTGCAAGCGTCCGGGGCGCCCTCGGCGGCGCCGGCGGAGCTGGCGGTGGTCGGTCCACCGGAGGTGCTGCCGATCATGGTGCCGGGCCTGATGGGACGTCAGGCGCAGCCGGTCGCCACCGCTCCATCCGTTCCGGAGCTTCCTGAGCTTCCGGGGGGCCCGGAGGTTCCGGTGGCGCCGTCCGTCCCGCCGGCTCCGGCACCCGCTTCGCTGACCCCGTCCGTCTCGGTGGCCGCGTCCGGAACGCCGTCCGGCGAGACGTCGTCGCCGCCCTCCGCCCTGGCGGTCGACGGTCCGTCAGGGGGCGCAGGGTCGGACCGGCCGGAGGAGCAGGCGGGGGCGCGGGAGTTCGCTGCTCCGCCGCCGGATGCGGCTGCTGCGGCGCACCGGGCGGCGGCCACCGGCTGGCGCGGGCTGGCCTGCGCGGCGTTGCTGATCGCGGCGGCCGTGGGGCTGTTCACCCGCCGGGTGTTCGCCCGGGGGAGTGGTACTCGCCGTAGCTGA
- a CDS encoding C40 family peptidase, which translates to MTTALASISTDPADLPDWSDAPLLGFAESDGASACRCLQCTRPAPRTGGSGAAERAGRIHRAVRSTCLAATVLAGAGIVGLGLGATSAHAMPAPSGPGWDGKVYWFKNAAGEWRYTKWYNVYLDRTGGAKAAQPQQPAQQSQSSGGLRQGWDGKVYWFRNAAGEWRYTSHYDVYVSRTGDGGQAPQSAQQQSSAPAADGVEAAVSYALAQVGKPYVWGGNGPDGFDCSGLVQQAFRRAGIAAPRVADDQYRAATPIGSNQLRRGDLVFWSSNGRVSGIHHVAVYLGDGTYVEAPRPGKDVRVSRLSSGYYPDFFGRLA; encoded by the coding sequence GTGACGACCGCGCTCGCCTCGATATCCACCGACCCCGCCGATCTGCCGGACTGGTCCGACGCGCCCCTGCTGGGCTTCGCCGAATCCGACGGTGCGTCAGCCTGCCGGTGCCTGCAGTGCACCCGGCCGGCGCCGCGCACCGGCGGTTCCGGCGCGGCCGAGCGGGCCGGCCGAATACACCGCGCCGTGCGTTCGACCTGTCTGGCCGCCACGGTGCTGGCGGGTGCGGGGATCGTCGGGCTCGGGCTCGGCGCGACCTCCGCGCACGCGATGCCCGCGCCGTCCGGCCCGGGCTGGGACGGCAAGGTGTACTGGTTCAAGAACGCGGCCGGCGAGTGGCGTTACACCAAGTGGTACAACGTCTACCTCGACCGCACCGGCGGCGCGAAGGCCGCGCAGCCCCAGCAGCCGGCGCAGCAGTCGCAGTCCTCCGGAGGGCTCCGGCAGGGCTGGGACGGCAAGGTCTACTGGTTTCGGAACGCGGCCGGCGAGTGGCGCTACACCAGCCACTACGACGTCTACGTCTCCCGCACCGGTGACGGAGGCCAGGCCCCGCAGTCCGCCCAGCAGCAGTCCTCCGCCCCGGCGGCGGACGGCGTCGAGGCGGCGGTGTCCTACGCGCTGGCGCAGGTCGGCAAGCCCTACGTGTGGGGCGGCAACGGGCCGGACGGCTTCGACTGCTCGGGCCTGGTCCAGCAGGCGTTCCGCCGGGCCGGGATCGCCGCCCCGCGGGTCGCCGACGACCAGTACCGGGCCGCCACGCCGATCGGCTCGAACCAGCTCCGGCGCGGCGACCTGGTCTTCTGGTCCAGCAACGGCCGGGTCTCCGGCATCCACCACGTGGCCGTCTACCTGGGCGACGGGACGTACGTGGAAGCCCCCCGGCCCGGCAAGGACGTCCGGGTCTCCCGCCTCAGCAGCGGCTACTACCCGGACTTCTTCGGCCGCCTCGCCTGA
- a CDS encoding aldo/keto reductase: MTNTDAPRVTLGPSDLAVSPLSLGGNVFGWTADEAQSFAVLDAYAAAGGNFVDTADTYSSWVPGNSGGESETVIGNWLRSRGNREQLLIATKVGMAPGLDNLKRDTLRRGVEASLRRLGVERIDLFYTHRDDLDTPVEEIVTALDELVREGKVREVAASNIGPERLAAALEFAAREGLASYVAVQPHYNLVSRDTYEGPLADVVAAHGLSAVPYYALASGFLTGKYRPGAAVASARAQGAGRHLDSPRGPRVLAALDEVAAAHGAEVAAVALAWLAAQPTVAAPLASARTVEQLPPLLAAAALRLTDAELKLLDAASA, from the coding sequence ATGACGAACACTGACGCCCCCCGGGTGACCCTCGGCCCCTCAGACCTCGCCGTCTCCCCGCTGTCCCTGGGCGGCAACGTCTTCGGCTGGACGGCCGACGAGGCGCAGTCCTTCGCGGTGCTGGACGCGTACGCGGCGGCGGGCGGCAACTTCGTCGACACCGCCGACACCTACTCCTCCTGGGTGCCCGGCAACTCCGGCGGCGAGTCGGAGACGGTGATCGGCAACTGGCTGCGCAGCCGCGGCAACCGCGAGCAGCTGCTGATCGCCACCAAGGTCGGCATGGCCCCCGGCCTCGACAACCTGAAGCGGGACACCCTGCGCCGCGGCGTCGAAGCCTCGCTGCGCCGGCTCGGCGTGGAGCGGATCGACCTGTTCTACACCCACCGGGACGACCTGGACACGCCCGTCGAGGAGATCGTCACCGCGCTGGACGAGCTGGTCCGCGAGGGCAAGGTGCGCGAGGTCGCCGCCTCCAACATCGGCCCCGAGCGGCTGGCCGCCGCGCTGGAGTTCGCCGCCCGCGAGGGCCTGGCCTCGTACGTGGCGGTGCAGCCGCACTACAACCTGGTCTCCCGCGACACCTACGAGGGCCCGCTGGCCGACGTGGTGGCCGCGCACGGGCTGTCCGCCGTCCCGTACTACGCGCTCGCCTCCGGCTTCCTGACCGGCAAGTACCGTCCGGGCGCGGCCGTGGCCAGCGCCCGCGCCCAGGGCGCGGGCCGGCACCTGGACAGCCCGCGCGGGCCCCGGGTGCTGGCGGCGCTCGACGAGGTGGCGGCGGCGCACGGCGCAGAGGTCGCCGCGGTGGCGCTGGCCTGGCTGGCCGCGCAGCCCACCGTCGCCGCGCCGTTGGCCAGCGCCCGCACCGTGGAGCAGCTGCCGCCGCTGCTGGCCGCGGCCGCGCTCCGGCTCACCGACGCCGAGCTGAAGCTGCTCGACGCGGCCTCCGCCTGA
- a CDS encoding tyrosine-protein phosphatase, protein MTAPSTETARSLGLAAAVNARDLGGYRTADGRTVRTGALLRTEALSRLGDADRALLGAIGLRHVVDLRSLDEVRHLGADLVPGLAAAELPLDASATLTVPALDGLGPTLHHLPVFSADFDLYVELRRALGSGDPAAMHAVLGEGRGTAMMTSMYRWFVTDAVARSRFAAVLRLIVEADGAPVLFHCTAGKDRTGWTAALLLTALGVDRQTVLADYLLTNERSAALIARVDPLMQPLARAEAVYLDAAFEELALGWPSFDHFWQDGLGLTGEQLARLRATCTVP, encoded by the coding sequence GTGACCGCGCCGTCCACCGAGACCGCCCGCAGCCTCGGCCTGGCCGCTGCCGTCAACGCCCGCGACCTGGGCGGCTACCGCACCGCGGACGGCCGCACCGTCCGCACCGGCGCGCTGCTGCGCACCGAGGCGCTGAGCCGGCTCGGCGACGCCGACCGGGCGCTGCTCGGTGCGATCGGCCTGCGGCACGTGGTCGACCTGCGCAGCCTGGACGAGGTCCGCCACCTGGGCGCCGACCTCGTGCCCGGGCTGGCCGCCGCCGAGCTGCCGCTGGACGCGTCCGCGACGCTGACCGTCCCGGCGCTGGACGGGCTCGGCCCGACCCTGCACCACCTGCCGGTGTTCTCCGCGGACTTCGACCTGTACGTGGAGCTGCGGCGGGCTCTGGGCAGCGGCGACCCGGCGGCGATGCACGCCGTGCTCGGCGAGGGCCGCGGCACCGCGATGATGACGTCGATGTACCGCTGGTTCGTGACCGACGCGGTGGCCCGTTCCCGGTTCGCGGCCGTGCTGCGGCTGATCGTCGAGGCCGACGGCGCGCCGGTGCTGTTCCACTGCACGGCGGGCAAGGACCGCACCGGCTGGACGGCCGCGCTGCTGCTGACGGCGCTCGGCGTCGACCGGCAGACCGTCCTCGCGGACTACCTGCTCACCAACGAGCGCTCGGCCGCGCTGATCGCCCGGGTCGACCCGCTGATGCAGCCGCTGGCCCGTGCCGAAGCGGTGTACCTGGACGCGGCCTTCGAGGAGCTCGCCCTCGGCTGGCCGAGCTTCGACCACTTCTGGCAGGACGGCCTGGGCCTCACCGGGGAGCAGCTGGCGAGGCTCCGGGCCACCTGCACCGTCCCGTAG
- a CDS encoding RNA polymerase sigma factor SigF — protein sequence MFTEQGSAVIESVVVPIPAQAGPAEAPDRALDTRTLSRALFRRLAALDADSEEHAYVRDTLIELNLPLVRYASARFRSRNEPMEDIVQVGTIGLIKAIDRFDPDRGVEFPTFAMPTVVGEIKRFFRDTSWSVRVPRRLQELRLALTKAGDDLSQRLDRSPTVPELAVYLGVSEDDVVEGLAVGNAYTASSLDSTPGEDESGDGPLADRLGYEDLALEGVEYRESLKPLLAKLPPRERRIIMLRFFGNLTQSQIGEEIGISQMHVSRLLTKTLAHLREGLTAEG from the coding sequence CGCCGAGGCCCCGGACCGGGCCCTCGACACCCGCACGCTGTCCCGGGCACTGTTCCGCAGGCTGGCCGCCCTCGACGCCGACAGCGAGGAGCACGCCTACGTCCGGGACACCCTGATCGAGCTCAACCTGCCGCTGGTCCGGTACGCCTCCGCGCGCTTCCGCAGCCGCAACGAGCCGATGGAGGACATCGTCCAGGTCGGCACCATCGGCCTGATCAAGGCCATCGACCGCTTCGACCCGGACCGCGGCGTCGAGTTCCCGACCTTCGCCATGCCCACCGTGGTCGGCGAGATCAAGCGCTTCTTCCGGGACACCAGCTGGTCGGTGCGGGTCCCGCGCCGCCTGCAGGAGCTCCGGCTGGCCCTCACCAAGGCCGGCGACGACCTCTCCCAGCGGCTCGACCGCTCGCCCACCGTCCCCGAGCTGGCCGTCTACCTCGGCGTCTCCGAGGACGACGTGGTCGAGGGCCTGGCCGTCGGCAACGCGTACACCGCCAGCTCGCTGGACTCCACCCCCGGCGAGGACGAGAGCGGCGACGGCCCGCTCGCCGACCGCCTCGGGTACGAGGACCTCGCCCTCGAGGGCGTCGAGTACCGCGAGTCGCTCAAGCCGCTGCTGGCCAAGCTCCCGCCGCGCGAGCGCCGGATCATCATGCTGCGCTTCTTCGGCAACCTGACGCAGTCCCAGATCGGCGAGGAGATCGGCATCTCCCAGATGCACGTCTCCCGCCTGCTCACCAAGACCCTCGCCCACCTGCGGGAGGGCCTGACCGCCGAGGGGTAG
- a CDS encoding globin domain-containing protein, translating to MPFDPAVIRASFAVVERRADQLTKFFYAHLFTNNPGVEALFPARLAEQRDRLFAALTQLVLRLEEPEKLTGYLAALGRDHRKFQAAPEHYPAVGASLIAALKHFSGHSWTPEIEKAWVEAFTVISQAMIDAAAAVPESTPRWWNAEVLDRRRAAPDLTVLTLRPDRPYPFTAGQYLTVCSDRQPHVWRPYSLACAPRSDNTLELHVRRVPDGLLSTALVNDVLPGETVRLGPPLGEAVLAPDSDRPLLMVAAGTGWAPAKALLEQLARDGGRPTTVFVAARSDADQYDLASVHELVKEHAWLHAVLSAPEPGASRNEAAKLLRAGLAEFGDCSGHDIHVSGPPDLVPAVAAQLLDQNAEPGLLRHDPVAATFNRSRPLTPAEWFLEERDVPWINRTELG from the coding sequence GTGCCCTTCGACCCCGCGGTCATCCGCGCCAGCTTCGCCGTCGTCGAGCGCCGCGCCGATCAGCTGACCAAGTTCTTCTACGCCCACCTGTTCACCAACAACCCCGGTGTCGAAGCACTTTTCCCGGCCCGGCTCGCCGAACAGCGCGACCGGCTCTTCGCCGCACTCACCCAACTCGTGCTGCGGCTGGAGGAACCCGAGAAGCTCACCGGCTACCTGGCGGCGCTCGGGCGCGACCACCGAAAGTTCCAGGCCGCGCCCGAGCACTACCCCGCCGTCGGCGCCAGCCTGATCGCCGCGCTCAAGCACTTCTCCGGACACTCGTGGACCCCAGAGATCGAGAAGGCGTGGGTCGAGGCGTTCACCGTCATCTCCCAGGCCATGATCGACGCGGCCGCGGCCGTCCCCGAGTCCACCCCGCGCTGGTGGAACGCCGAAGTGCTGGACCGCCGCCGTGCCGCCCCCGACCTCACGGTGCTCACCCTGCGGCCGGACCGGCCGTACCCCTTCACCGCCGGCCAGTACCTGACGGTCTGCTCGGACCGGCAGCCGCACGTCTGGCGGCCCTACTCCCTCGCCTGCGCCCCCCGCTCCGACAACACGCTCGAACTGCACGTCCGCCGGGTCCCCGACGGGCTGCTGTCCACCGCGCTGGTCAACGACGTCCTGCCCGGTGAAACCGTCCGACTCGGCCCGCCGCTCGGCGAGGCCGTGCTCGCCCCCGACTCCGACCGGCCCCTGCTGATGGTCGCGGCCGGCACCGGCTGGGCCCCCGCCAAGGCCCTGCTGGAACAACTCGCCCGCGACGGCGGCCGCCCCACCACGGTGTTCGTCGCCGCCCGCAGCGACGCCGACCAGTACGACCTGGCCAGCGTGCACGAGCTGGTCAAGGAGCACGCCTGGCTGCACGCGGTGCTCTCCGCCCCCGAGCCCGGCGCCAGCCGCAACGAGGCTGCCAAGCTGCTCCGTGCCGGCCTGGCCGAGTTCGGCGACTGCTCCGGACACGACATCCACGTCTCGGGGCCGCCCGACCTGGTCCCCGCCGTCGCCGCCCAACTCCTCGACCAGAACGCCGAACCCGGCCTGCTCCGGCACGACCCGGTCGCCGCCACCTTCAACCGCAGCCGCCCGCTCACCCCCGCGGAGTGGTTCCTGGAGGAGCGCGACGTCCCCTGGATCAACCGGACCGAACTCGGCTGA
- a CDS encoding globin family protein: MTIDSTLIKTSFAVVEPHGSEVTAYFYTHLFEHNPDVRKLFAEHMNEQQDRLWAAIGTLVNKLEDTDTVVNVLQGLGRRHAGYGALPEHFPAVGASLLASLAHFAGDAWTPEIEAAWTALYGVVTDVMSAALTEAAAG; encoded by the coding sequence GTGACGATTGATTCCACACTCATCAAGACCAGCTTCGCCGTCGTCGAGCCCCACGGCAGCGAAGTCACCGCCTACTTCTACACGCACCTGTTCGAGCACAACCCGGACGTGCGCAAGCTCTTCGCCGAGCACATGAACGAGCAGCAGGACCGCCTCTGGGCCGCCATCGGCACCCTGGTCAACAAGCTCGAGGACACCGACACCGTGGTCAACGTGCTGCAGGGCCTGGGCCGTCGGCACGCCGGCTACGGTGCGCTGCCCGAGCACTTCCCCGCGGTCGGCGCCAGCCTGCTGGCCTCGCTGGCGCACTTCGCGGGCGACGCCTGGACCCCCGAGATCGAAGCCGCCTGGACCGCGCTGTACGGGGTCGTCACGGACGTGATGAGCGCGGCGCTGACCGAAGCCGCCGCGGGCTGA
- a CDS encoding SPFH domain-containing protein gives MDVTRDSSPRPNSWPPVAPEPPVGATQLTKAVAKAVSKPLIKTAPSAEDGPDRGPATQPLPVVGVALDPTELVAVGADDPAAAPPAPRATPEPGGGGLRALSALSASIAKGERSAPVDASAAHRRPPRADQSLRERRAFALPGWLPLLALLLGAAGIVLVLARAGVIPQLPGVPDLRGAAAKASGQAEVGDRTLASVSAIGLAMLAALGGLLSNPGGETRVLTRWGRYRGTVRRTGLLWVNPLLRRRRVDVRLRHWRSEPVQVTDRAGTPLLVRLLIVWRVKDTARVTLGIAEHETYLREQVQAVLARTASTLPCDSNSAPGPALRDGHWFADELTRALAAETAPAGIEVYSVQPLALDYAPEVAESMRRRRLADLDAGLRTVLVDDAVEAAALAVRRLERATAHELDDSARSALMEQLLVAFVAPAGVTAAVPAPAARPNRKEGKPA, from the coding sequence ATGGACGTCACCCGCGACTCGTCGCCGCGACCCAACTCCTGGCCCCCCGTCGCTCCGGAACCTCCCGTCGGTGCGACCCAACTGACCAAGGCGGTCGCCAAGGCGGTGAGCAAGCCGCTGATCAAGACCGCCCCGTCCGCCGAGGACGGACCCGACCGGGGTCCGGCCACCCAGCCGCTCCCGGTGGTGGGCGTGGCGCTCGACCCGACCGAGCTGGTGGCGGTCGGCGCGGACGACCCGGCCGCCGCCCCGCCCGCGCCGCGGGCCACCCCGGAGCCGGGGGGCGGCGGACTGCGCGCGCTGAGCGCGCTCAGCGCGTCCATCGCGAAGGGCGAGCGCTCGGCCCCGGTCGACGCGTCCGCCGCGCACCGGCGCCCGCCGCGCGCCGACCAGTCGCTGCGCGAGCGCCGGGCGTTCGCCCTGCCGGGCTGGCTGCCGCTGCTCGCGCTGCTGCTCGGCGCGGCGGGCATCGTGCTGGTGCTGGCCCGGGCCGGGGTGATCCCGCAGCTGCCCGGCGTCCCCGACCTGCGCGGTGCGGCCGCGAAGGCCAGCGGGCAGGCCGAGGTCGGTGACCGGACGCTCGCCTCGGTGAGCGCGATCGGCCTGGCCATGCTGGCCGCGCTCGGCGGTCTGCTGTCCAATCCGGGCGGCGAGACCCGGGTGCTGACCCGGTGGGGCCGCTACCGGGGCACGGTGCGCCGCACGGGGCTGCTCTGGGTGAACCCGCTGCTGCGCCGCCGCCGGGTGGACGTCCGGCTGCGGCACTGGCGCAGCGAGCCGGTGCAGGTCACCGACCGGGCCGGGACGCCGCTGCTGGTGCGGCTGCTGATCGTGTGGCGGGTGAAGGACACCGCCCGGGTGACGCTCGGCATCGCCGAGCACGAAACGTATCTGCGCGAGCAGGTGCAGGCCGTGCTGGCCCGAACCGCCTCCACCCTGCCGTGCGACTCCAACTCCGCGCCGGGGCCCGCGCTCCGCGACGGCCACTGGTTCGCCGACGAGTTGACCAGGGCGCTGGCCGCGGAGACCGCCCCGGCCGGCATCGAGGTGTACTCGGTGCAGCCGCTGGCCCTGGACTACGCGCCGGAGGTCGCCGAGTCGATGCGCCGCCGCCGGCTCGCCGACCTGGACGCCGGGCTGCGGACCGTCCTGGTGGACGACGCGGTGGAGGCCGCGGCGCTCGCGGTGCGCCGCCTGGAGCGGGCCACCGCCCACGAGTTGGACGACAGCGCGCGCAGCGCCCTGATGGAGCAGCTGCTGGTCGCGTTCGTCGCCCCGGCCGGGGTCACCGCCGCGGTGCCCGCCCCGGCCGCCCGCCCGAACCGCAAGGAAGGGAAGCCCGCGTGA